A DNA window from Rubripirellula tenax contains the following coding sequences:
- a CDS encoding TrkH family potassium uptake protein yields MAFSLPFAIPALAKRTYLPAADGFEVAGARGLLLSMAICMFIGVVFRAIGRKHRGGHLFQKEAMAVVGLSWVLATVLGALPFYLSGTQISEGSPITFIEAMFESQSGFSTTGATVLTDLESPGLVPHCILFWRSWTHFLGGLGIVVLFVAILGQGSAGKAMMRAEMPGPTKEGSMPRMQATALAFAAIYVGLNIILTITYVLEGMTCFDGLCHAFGTMATGGFSTYNASHGQFTSSLIDYTTIGFMILAGSNFTLLYLTLLDGPKRLFRDVEFRTFIGIIAVVTAGVVVFGMRSGDAGFATFSDSLRNGMFQVVSVLTTTGYGTADFDRWNNFGRGILLLLMFVGGCAGSTGGGMKVIRHILFYKILRQEIEKSHRPRVIRRLRIGGMTIDDPNLAHGIVVYFAMILAIFVVSWFLLVTFEPSSTWGVAEAETAGSVESSGDPTKQLIRKNTLDEKLLDSASAVAATLNNIGPGLGVVGPTKNYAGFSQGAKLLFVWLMMLGRVEVYSVLVLIFPTFWRRI; encoded by the coding sequence ATGGCTTTCAGTCTGCCGTTCGCGATTCCCGCACTGGCCAAACGCACCTATCTGCCGGCGGCCGACGGTTTCGAGGTCGCCGGTGCACGTGGACTTCTGTTGAGCATGGCGATCTGCATGTTCATCGGCGTGGTGTTTCGAGCCATCGGCCGCAAGCATCGCGGCGGGCATCTGTTTCAAAAAGAAGCGATGGCCGTGGTCGGGCTCAGCTGGGTTTTGGCAACCGTGTTGGGGGCGCTTCCGTTCTATTTGTCGGGCACGCAAATCAGTGAAGGATCGCCGATCACGTTCATCGAAGCGATGTTCGAATCGCAGTCCGGATTCAGTACCACCGGCGCGACCGTTTTGACGGATCTTGAGTCGCCCGGTTTGGTGCCTCACTGCATCCTGTTCTGGAGATCGTGGACGCACTTCCTGGGTGGGCTGGGCATCGTCGTTTTGTTTGTCGCGATTCTGGGTCAAGGATCGGCGGGCAAGGCGATGATGAGGGCTGAGATGCCGGGGCCGACCAAAGAAGGCAGTATGCCGCGGATGCAAGCAACGGCTTTGGCATTTGCCGCGATCTACGTCGGGCTGAATATTATTTTGACGATCACCTACGTGTTGGAAGGCATGACATGCTTCGACGGGTTGTGTCATGCGTTCGGGACGATGGCGACCGGCGGCTTTAGCACATACAACGCCAGCCACGGACAGTTCACAAGCAGCCTGATCGACTACACCACGATCGGGTTCATGATCTTGGCCGGTTCGAACTTCACGCTGTTGTACTTAACGCTGTTGGACGGACCCAAGCGGTTGTTTCGCGATGTCGAGTTTCGAACATTCATCGGCATCATTGCAGTCGTGACCGCTGGTGTGGTCGTGTTTGGAATGCGATCGGGCGACGCAGGCTTCGCGACGTTCAGCGATTCGCTTCGCAACGGCATGTTCCAGGTCGTCTCGGTGTTGACGACGACGGGTTACGGGACGGCCGACTTTGATCGTTGGAACAACTTCGGTCGCGGCATTCTGTTGTTGCTGATGTTTGTGGGCGGTTGCGCGGGCAGCACGGGCGGTGGAATGAAGGTGATTCGCCACATCCTGTTCTACAAAATATTGAGGCAAGAAATCGAAAAGTCGCATCGCCCGCGAGTCATTCGCCGGCTCCGCATTGGCGGAATGACGATCGACGATCCCAACCTGGCGCACGGAATCGTCGTTTATTTCGCCATGATCTTGGCCATCTTTGTCGTTTCGTGGTTTTTGTTGGTCACGTTCGAGCCCAGCAGCACTTGGGGTGTTGCCGAAGCAGAGACCGCCGGGTCGGTCGAATCGAGCGGTGACCCGACGAAGCAATTGATCCGCAAAAACACGTTGGACGAGAAGCTGTTGGATTCGGCAAGCGCCGTCGCGGCGACGCTGAACAACATTGGTCCCGGCCTGGGTGTGGTGGGCCCGACGAAGAACTATGCCGGATTCAGCCAAGGTGCGAAATTGCTCTTCGTTTGGCTGATGATGCTGGGGCGAGTCGAGGTCTACAGTGTTTTAGTGTTGATTTTTCCGACTTTTTGGCGCCGCATCTGA
- a CDS encoding NINE protein, protein MQSIMDTAYSPPHATTHSSAARDGLAVAPTHPAIVGYLFWILGVVGAHRFYFGKPLTGALWFLTGGLFLIGWIVDLFLIPAMADEANRRFQPGETDYTVTWVLLTFLGLFGVHRFYMGKIGTGVLYLLTGGLFGIGYVYDAFTLNEQLDEINRQS, encoded by the coding sequence ATGCAGTCAATCATGGATACCGCCTACTCGCCGCCCCACGCCACAACCCATTCCTCCGCCGCACGGGATGGATTGGCGGTCGCGCCGACACACCCAGCGATTGTGGGATACCTGTTCTGGATCCTTGGCGTCGTTGGCGCTCACCGATTCTATTTCGGTAAACCGTTAACCGGGGCGCTGTGGTTCCTGACAGGCGGCCTGTTCTTGATCGGATGGATCGTGGACCTGTTTCTGATTCCCGCAATGGCCGATGAAGCGAATCGCCGCTTTCAACCCGGCGAGACCGACTACACCGTCACCTGGGTCCTATTGACGTTCCTCGGTCTGTTCGGCGTTCATCGATTCTATATGGGCAAGATCGGCACAGGAGTGCTGTATCTGTTGACGGGTGGGCTGTTCGGCATCGGCTACGTCTATGACGCGTTCACGCTGAACGAGCAATTGGACGAAATCAATCGCCAATCGTAA
- a CDS encoding SOS response-associated peptidase, whose amino-acid sequence MTMRTPPTQWCQQFLPQIDPSAFDLDFTARYNIAPTQSVTCVLPAATTTSDGNGWSVEMIRWGLVPPWADELGIGSRMINARCETVAEKPSFRKAFTHQRCLVVVDGYYEWKKTDAGKQPYLIESVGPPGTVIAMAGLWETNTKASPDGTPIRTCTIITTTANDQTADVHDRMPVMLDQKDYQAWLDPAFTNSHALQSMLVPADSDQLRMMPVTRFVNNARNEGLQCVEPMG is encoded by the coding sequence ATGACAATGAGGACTCCGCCCACCCAGTGGTGCCAACAGTTCCTGCCGCAAATCGATCCTTCGGCTTTCGACCTGGACTTTACCGCCCGTTACAACATCGCCCCCACCCAGTCGGTGACCTGCGTCTTGCCGGCCGCGACGACAACATCCGACGGCAATGGGTGGTCGGTCGAAATGATCCGCTGGGGTCTGGTTCCGCCCTGGGCGGACGAACTGGGGATCGGCAGTCGCATGATCAACGCTCGCTGCGAAACCGTCGCCGAAAAGCCGTCGTTTCGAAAAGCATTCACTCACCAACGATGCTTGGTTGTTGTCGACGGCTACTATGAATGGAAAAAGACGGACGCCGGAAAACAGCCGTATCTGATCGAGTCCGTCGGGCCACCGGGAACCGTCATCGCGATGGCGGGGTTGTGGGAAACGAACACGAAAGCATCGCCGGACGGAACACCGATTCGGACTTGCACGATTATAACGACGACGGCCAACGACCAAACGGCGGACGTGCACGACCGTATGCCAGTGATGCTGGACCAGAAAGACTATCAAGCTTGGCTGGACCCCGCTTTCACGAATTCGCACGCTTTGCAATCCATGCTGGTGCCCGCGGACTCGGATCAATTGAGGATGATGCCGGTGACACGTTTCGTGAACAACGCGCGAAACGAAGGCCTCCAATGCGTTGAACCGATGGGATAA
- a CDS encoding sulfatase family protein, with product MNHHQMFRWISPLLALFGMACISNAVEATTKPNIILIFTDDQGYQDLGCFGSETIKTPNLDRMAAEGVRLTDFYAQPVCGVSRAALMTGSYPIRVAEPGNIKRLHTVPHPKETTMAEVLKSAGYATGIIGKWHLGLARADATGGIDPATAPNAQGFDHFYGTPIYNGHTVYVDDVKMRVPLLRNGNVEVDGVQSWDNITSDYTHEAIEWITAKSTEHKPFFLYLSHNMPHIPLGASANFKGKSDGGPYGDAIEEIDWSCGQIMKTLKDLSIDDNTLVVFTSDNGPWVETTRGMDPNGKAFIPRDHSGNTDPLRGWKMSAWEGGCRVPFIARWPGNIPAGWDSNELLSTMDLLPTFATIAGATLPDAALDGSDATAFLTRQTTTSPRDEYLYYSGCLLTGVRRGNWKLVLTRAKNPSGTGWWGRMIEAVPETMLFDLASDPGETTNVANANANVVGELMKRIEIARAELGDIDQIGNGARLFDDGPRKLQVPVKKTSDEAATAKVRHSFMAFGKQTYLVDGEGTKTWSFPESTRDGYQLADGRIILALSKGKRFPGGAVIEIAVDGSETMIWKGTQSEVNSVHPTDAGTFVITEAGPKPRLLELDRSGQVLIEFPLKCQIENHHLQTRMARKLADGTYLVPHLLDFRVKNYDASGNVIAELDTTVPGDEAHAIHSWPFTAIRHDDGRTLVCCTNGNRVMDFDANGKLDWHLTNDDLPGPWLQDPCGGQVLANGNVVIACYAGGNKNPKAPKLFEITRDKKVVWTHRDGQKVGIHHFQILTTNGKRLPGVPMK from the coding sequence ATGAATCATCATCAAATGTTCCGATGGATTTCGCCTTTGCTGGCCCTTTTCGGCATGGCCTGCATTTCGAATGCGGTGGAGGCAACGACAAAGCCGAACATCATTTTGATTTTCACCGATGACCAAGGCTATCAGGACCTGGGCTGTTTCGGATCCGAAACGATCAAGACACCCAACCTTGATCGAATGGCGGCCGAGGGCGTTCGGCTGACCGATTTTTATGCGCAACCAGTCTGCGGAGTTTCCAGGGCGGCGCTGATGACGGGTTCCTATCCGATTCGCGTTGCCGAACCGGGGAACATCAAGCGTCTTCACACGGTTCCGCATCCCAAAGAAACGACGATGGCGGAAGTCTTGAAATCGGCCGGGTACGCGACGGGCATCATTGGGAAGTGGCACTTGGGTCTCGCGCGGGCCGACGCGACCGGGGGAATCGATCCGGCGACCGCCCCCAACGCTCAAGGCTTTGACCACTTCTATGGAACACCGATCTACAACGGCCACACCGTGTATGTCGACGACGTAAAAATGCGTGTGCCCCTGCTTCGAAACGGAAATGTCGAAGTGGATGGTGTCCAGAGCTGGGACAACATCACATCGGATTACACTCACGAAGCGATCGAGTGGATCACGGCAAAGAGTACAGAACACAAACCGTTCTTCTTGTACCTTTCCCACAACATGCCGCACATTCCGCTTGGCGCGTCGGCGAACTTCAAAGGCAAGTCCGATGGCGGACCCTACGGCGATGCGATCGAAGAGATTGATTGGTCGTGCGGCCAGATCATGAAGACGTTGAAGGATTTGAGTATCGACGACAACACGTTGGTTGTCTTTACTTCCGACAACGGCCCGTGGGTCGAGACCACACGAGGGATGGATCCAAATGGCAAGGCTTTCATTCCGCGAGATCATTCGGGCAACACCGACCCGCTGCGTGGTTGGAAGATGTCCGCTTGGGAAGGTGGATGCCGCGTTCCCTTCATCGCCCGTTGGCCCGGCAACATCCCCGCGGGCTGGGACTCCAACGAGCTACTGAGCACGATGGATCTGCTACCGACATTCGCAACGATCGCCGGTGCGACCCTGCCCGATGCCGCGTTGGACGGAAGCGATGCGACGGCGTTTTTGACGCGTCAAACAACAACGAGCCCTCGCGATGAATACTTGTACTATTCGGGATGCTTGCTGACGGGCGTGCGCCGTGGCAATTGGAAACTCGTTCTCACACGCGCGAAGAATCCTTCGGGAACCGGTTGGTGGGGACGCATGATCGAAGCTGTCCCCGAAACCATGCTGTTTGACCTTGCAAGCGATCCGGGCGAAACAACCAACGTCGCGAACGCCAACGCGAATGTCGTCGGCGAACTGATGAAGCGAATCGAAATCGCGCGCGCCGAACTTGGCGACATCGATCAAATCGGAAACGGTGCAAGACTGTTTGACGACGGCCCCCGAAAGCTGCAAGTGCCCGTTAAGAAAACCAGCGACGAGGCCGCGACCGCCAAGGTGCGCCATAGCTTTATGGCGTTCGGCAAACAAACGTATCTCGTGGATGGTGAAGGAACGAAGACGTGGAGCTTTCCCGAATCCACTCGCGATGGATACCAGCTGGCCGACGGCCGCATCATCCTGGCACTCAGTAAAGGAAAACGGTTTCCCGGCGGCGCCGTCATCGAGATCGCGGTCGACGGTTCCGAAACGATGATCTGGAAAGGCACCCAATCCGAAGTCAATAGCGTCCATCCCACCGACGCCGGTACATTTGTCATCACCGAAGCGGGGCCCAAACCGCGCCTTTTGGAACTCGATCGAAGTGGACAGGTGCTGATCGAATTTCCGCTGAAGTGCCAGATTGAAAACCACCACTTGCAAACTCGCATGGCGAGGAAGCTTGCCGATGGAACTTACTTGGTTCCCCATCTGCTCGATTTCCGCGTGAAGAACTACGACGCCAGCGGGAACGTGATCGCTGAACTGGACACGACGGTGCCCGGCGATGAAGCGCACGCAATCCACTCGTGGCCGTTCACGGCAATTCGGCACGACGACGGACGGACGCTGGTCTGCTGTACCAACGGAAATCGGGTGATGGATTTCGACGCCAATGGGAAACTGGATTGGCACCTGACCAATGACGACTTGCCCGGCCCGTGGCTACAGGATCCCTGTGGCGGCCAAGTGTTGGCCAACGGAAACGTCGTGATTGCATGCTATGCCGGCGGCAACAAGAACCCGAAAGCACCCAAACTGTTCGAGATCACACGCGACAAAAAAGTCGTTTGGACGCATCGGGATGGCCAGAAAGTAGGAATCCACCATTTCCAAATCCTGACCACCAACGGCAAGAGGCTTCCCGGCGTCCCCATGAAGTAA
- a CDS encoding NfeD family protein, which produces MTGINMASRTLLYWLMLAMVGVMMPVPALSQVFKSEPSSRRRAVIIELHEDLNPLSGSILKRKFEQAVASGVDVVIFDINSPGGRVDVTFELMDMLLEADNVETVAMIQRDAISGAALFALACDKIIMKPGARMGDAGVIVLGMSGEFRYAEAKSRSMVAQKARDTAAATGRPPVLAEKMTDKDMIVFTATNKESGEERFFSDKEWEAFEEAENWDRGKPIREGGKEMFFIANGKRLVEMGVADQTFDSSDQLGEILDVDMPIEVLSPTWAEGIARFLNTGWMTFFLIVIGLIALVVELTAPGISVGGLMSLLCFSLFFWSRFAAGTSGWLEVILFALGLVFIACELFVIPGFGIAGLGGIGLVLGSLVMASRRVLIPENSEQLGTLGYDVLTVVGAFTIFLVALFFLSQYIGEIPGLSRLTLQPPVVAGVDGAVDDSADLSALPGWQRVQIGDVGEAVSPLRPSGRIQVGDVLVDVATEGDFVDSGTQVRVIGKQGARVVVRAIT; this is translated from the coding sequence ATGACTGGAATCAATATGGCTAGCCGAACACTACTCTATTGGCTGATGCTGGCGATGGTTGGCGTCATGATGCCGGTTCCCGCACTGTCGCAAGTGTTCAAGAGCGAACCGAGTTCCCGGCGCAGGGCCGTGATCATCGAGCTGCACGAAGATCTGAACCCGCTCAGCGGCTCGATCCTGAAACGAAAATTCGAGCAAGCGGTCGCATCGGGCGTCGACGTTGTTATCTTCGATATCAACAGCCCCGGCGGCCGCGTCGACGTGACGTTCGAGTTGATGGACATGCTGTTGGAAGCCGACAACGTCGAAACCGTCGCGATGATCCAGCGCGATGCGATCAGCGGCGCCGCGCTGTTCGCACTGGCTTGCGACAAGATTATCATGAAACCAGGTGCCCGGATGGGTGACGCCGGTGTGATCGTCTTGGGGATGAGCGGCGAGTTCCGTTATGCCGAAGCGAAGAGTCGCAGCATGGTGGCCCAAAAGGCTCGCGACACGGCCGCGGCGACGGGACGTCCACCGGTGCTGGCCGAAAAGATGACGGACAAAGATATGATCGTCTTCACCGCGACGAACAAAGAGTCAGGGGAAGAACGCTTCTTTTCGGACAAAGAATGGGAAGCGTTTGAAGAAGCCGAAAACTGGGATCGCGGTAAACCCATCCGCGAAGGCGGAAAAGAAATGTTCTTCATCGCCAACGGAAAACGTTTGGTCGAAATGGGAGTCGCGGATCAAACGTTCGATAGCAGCGACCAGCTCGGCGAAATTTTGGACGTCGATATGCCGATCGAAGTGCTTTCGCCGACATGGGCCGAAGGGATCGCGAGATTCTTGAACACCGGTTGGATGACGTTCTTTTTGATCGTGATCGGCTTGATCGCGTTAGTCGTCGAGCTGACGGCGCCGGGTATTAGCGTCGGCGGATTGATGTCGCTGCTGTGTTTCAGTTTGTTTTTCTGGAGCCGGTTTGCGGCCGGTACGTCGGGTTGGTTGGAAGTCATTTTGTTCGCACTCGGGTTGGTCTTTATCGCTTGCGAGCTGTTCGTGATTCCCGGCTTCGGCATCGCGGGATTGGGAGGCATCGGGCTGGTCTTGGGATCTTTGGTGATGGCGTCGCGACGCGTTTTGATTCCCGAGAACTCGGAACAACTGGGCACGCTTGGGTACGACGTGTTGACCGTCGTGGGAGCGTTTACAATTTTCTTGGTCGCCCTGTTTTTCTTGTCACAGTACATCGGCGAGATTCCGGGGCTGAGCCGATTGACGTTGCAGCCGCCCGTGGTCGCTGGCGTCGACGGTGCCGTGGACGATTCCGCCGATCTGTCAGCCTTGCCCGGATGGCAACGGGTCCAGATCGGCGACGTTGGCGAAGCCGTTTCGCCGCTGCGTCCGAGTGGGCGAATCCAAGTCGGTGATGTTTTGGTGGATGTCGCGACCGAAGGCGATTTCGTCGACAGCGGCACGCAGGTCCGTGTGATCGGCAAACAGGGTGCGCGGGTCGTTGTTCGCGCCATCACCTGA
- the pnp gene encoding polyribonucleotide nucleotidyltransferase: protein MTEKKIRVEKQIGQHTLSFETGQLAKQAAGAVLVQYGETVVLVATASSDPRPGLDFFPLTCDYRERLAAAGKFPGGFLKREGRPSTKEILSSRLMDRPIRPLWPTGFKDEVQVQACVIASDMQNDGDVLAMNGASAALHISELPFQGPIASVRVGKIDGKLVAFPTHDDLEQSELDMIVSGSREQVAMIEGFANEMPEDEMMEAIKFAHATIRDVIDLMEELYRKVSPTKKEWIAPQDDGMFKRLNDGYYDKFRAAMQTSGKAARNEACSAVRDQAIADIIPDPKAADAVDIKRLKSVWHDLEEKVVRDLIVAGTRPDGRDNQSLRAIYCETDLLPRVHGSALFQRGETQALVTIALGTSRDEQRVDGLAAEYSKKFMLDYNFPSFSVGECRPIRGPGRREIGHGCLAERSVAPVLPAADDFPYTIRVISDILESNGSSSMASVCGATLALMASGVPISNPVAGISIGLVRSSESEWCLLTDILGTEDHFGDMDFKIAGTQNGITGIQLDLKVTGISEDIIRATLKQSREARIEILRKMLTTISRPRREIAATAPRLLRTKIASDKIGALIGPGGKNIRGIQERTGAIIEVDDDGTVLIASSNKETAEEALRAVEACTATVQIGKIYDGIVSSIKEFGAFVEIMPGRDGLCHISEISSGYVSSMDKLVNVGDAMKVLVIDVDEHDRVKLSRRRALEELGIEDELAALVEANAGEGGDRDRGGEGSDDDRPRRRRGGSGGGGGGGGGRGRSGGGGGGGGGGGRSRDGGGGGGRSDR, encoded by the coding sequence GTGACTGAAAAGAAAATTCGAGTCGAAAAGCAAATCGGACAACACACACTGTCGTTCGAGACCGGCCAATTGGCCAAACAAGCCGCCGGTGCGGTCTTGGTCCAGTACGGTGAAACCGTTGTTCTGGTCGCCACGGCCAGCAGTGACCCACGCCCGGGTCTGGACTTCTTTCCGTTGACGTGTGATTACCGCGAACGATTGGCTGCGGCCGGTAAGTTCCCCGGTGGTTTCCTGAAACGCGAAGGCCGCCCCAGCACCAAAGAAATCCTCAGCTCGCGCTTGATGGATCGCCCGATCCGCCCGCTCTGGCCGACCGGTTTCAAAGACGAGGTCCAAGTCCAAGCCTGTGTCATCGCCAGCGATATGCAGAACGACGGTGACGTTCTGGCAATGAACGGCGCCAGCGCCGCGTTGCACATCAGCGAACTGCCGTTCCAAGGCCCGATCGCTTCGGTCCGCGTCGGCAAGATCGATGGCAAGTTGGTGGCTTTCCCGACTCACGACGATCTCGAGCAAAGCGAACTGGACATGATCGTCAGCGGCTCGCGTGAGCAAGTCGCCATGATCGAGGGCTTCGCTAACGAAATGCCCGAAGACGAAATGATGGAAGCGATCAAGTTCGCTCATGCGACGATCCGCGACGTCATCGACCTGATGGAAGAACTGTACCGCAAGGTCAGCCCGACCAAGAAGGAATGGATCGCGCCACAAGACGACGGCATGTTCAAGCGTCTCAACGACGGCTACTACGATAAATTCCGCGCCGCGATGCAAACCTCGGGCAAAGCCGCTCGCAACGAAGCCTGCAGCGCCGTCCGCGATCAAGCGATCGCCGACATTATCCCCGACCCCAAGGCTGCCGATGCCGTCGACATCAAACGACTGAAATCGGTTTGGCACGACTTGGAAGAAAAGGTCGTTCGCGACTTGATCGTTGCCGGCACCCGACCCGACGGACGCGACAATCAATCGCTGCGTGCGATTTACTGCGAAACCGACTTGTTGCCACGTGTTCACGGTTCGGCATTGTTCCAACGCGGCGAAACGCAAGCCCTGGTTACGATCGCCTTGGGCACATCGCGTGACGAACAACGCGTCGACGGCTTGGCCGCCGAGTACAGCAAGAAGTTCATGCTCGATTACAACTTCCCGTCGTTCTCAGTCGGCGAATGTCGCCCGATTCGTGGCCCGGGTCGTCGTGAAATCGGTCACGGATGCTTGGCCGAGCGAAGCGTTGCACCGGTATTACCAGCCGCCGACGACTTCCCCTATACGATCCGCGTGATCAGCGACATTCTGGAATCCAACGGTTCGTCGTCGATGGCATCGGTTTGCGGTGCGACCCTGGCCTTGATGGCTTCGGGCGTTCCGATCAGCAACCCAGTCGCCGGTATCTCGATCGGCTTGGTTCGCAGCAGCGAATCGGAATGGTGCTTGTTGACCGATATCCTTGGCACCGAAGATCACTTCGGTGACATGGACTTTAAGATCGCCGGAACGCAAAACGGTATCACCGGTATCCAGTTGGACCTGAAGGTCACCGGCATCAGCGAAGACATCATCCGTGCGACGCTGAAGCAATCACGCGAAGCTCGTATCGAAATCCTTCGCAAGATGTTGACCACGATCTCGCGTCCTCGCCGCGAAATCGCTGCAACGGCACCACGATTGCTCCGCACCAAGATTGCCTCGGACAAGATCGGTGCCCTGATCGGCCCCGGCGGCAAAAACATCCGCGGCATCCAAGAACGCACCGGTGCAATCATCGAAGTCGATGACGACGGTACCGTCTTGATCGCCAGCAGCAACAAAGAAACGGCCGAAGAAGCACTGCGAGCCGTTGAAGCCTGCACTGCGACCGTCCAGATCGGCAAGATCTATGACGGCATCGTCAGCAGCATCAAAGAATTCGGCGCGTTCGTCGAAATCATGCCCGGCCGTGACGGCCTTTGCCACATCAGCGAAATCAGCAGCGGCTATGTCAGCAGCATGGACAAGCTGGTCAACGTCGGCGATGCCATGAAAGTCTTGGTCATCGACGTCGATGAACATGACCGCGTCAAGCTGAGTCGTCGTCGCGCCCTGGAAGAACTGGGCATCGAAGACGAATTGGCCGCACTGGTCGAAGCCAATGCCGGTGAAGGTGGCGATCGCGATCGTGGCGGCGAAGGCTCGGATGATGACCGTCCACGACGTCGCCGCGGTGGAAGCGGCGGTGGTGGTGGCGGAGGCGGCGGACGTGGCCGCAGTGGCGGCGGCGGCGGCGGCGGCGGCGGCGGTGGTCGCAGCCGAGATGGCGGAGGCGGCGGTGGCCGTAGCGATCGCTAG
- a CDS encoding MlaE family ABC transporter permease: MSTTSTAPSNARKLAFAGPSRVAAWLGDQVVGRFSTLASILAILWGTFILAIRPTSWTRPVRSVLARQLLFTCVDATSVAIRFGAAVGILIIVQAALWIDTLGVTTDVIAPILWKAIVRELAPLLACLVVIGRSGIAIATELATMVVGGEVEVLDAQGIDPMTFLVMPRILSMVVSVFCLAIIIATSMVVTGYVIGWVMGVIHETWMTFLDGIISEFSSMDLLFFVPKTIIAGAFAGAICCIDGISVRGTMTDVPRVSSRSGIRALTAVFAVSAVLSVLIYGRLLVFKIL, from the coding sequence GTGTCTACAACGTCCACCGCACCGTCGAACGCTCGCAAACTTGCCTTCGCAGGGCCAAGTCGCGTCGCCGCATGGCTGGGCGACCAAGTCGTCGGACGATTCAGCACGCTGGCGTCGATTCTGGCAATCTTGTGGGGCACATTCATTCTGGCGATTCGCCCGACGTCGTGGACGCGACCGGTCCGATCTGTTCTGGCTCGCCAACTGTTATTCACGTGCGTGGACGCGACTTCCGTCGCTATCCGATTCGGCGCGGCGGTTGGGATCCTGATCATCGTTCAGGCGGCACTTTGGATCGACACACTTGGCGTCACCACGGACGTGATCGCGCCGATTCTTTGGAAGGCGATCGTGCGTGAGTTGGCGCCGTTGTTGGCATGCTTGGTGGTGATCGGACGCAGCGGGATCGCCATCGCTACCGAGTTGGCGACCATGGTGGTCGGCGGCGAAGTTGAAGTGCTGGACGCCCAGGGGATTGATCCGATGACGTTCCTGGTCATGCCTCGCATTCTAAGCATGGTCGTCAGCGTCTTTTGTTTGGCCATCATCATTGCTACGTCGATGGTGGTCACCGGCTATGTGATCGGCTGGGTCATGGGTGTGATCCATGAGACGTGGATGACGTTCCTGGACGGGATCATCAGCGAATTCAGTTCGATGGATCTGCTGTTCTTCGTGCCAAAGACGATCATCGCGGGCGCGTTCGCTGGCGCCATTTGTTGCATCGACGGTATCAGCGTCCGAGGCACAATGACCGACGTGCCACGTGTTTCCAGTCGCAGCGGCATCCGCGCGTTGACGGCCGTATTCGCCGTCTCGGCCGTTCTCTCGGTTCTGATTTACGGACGCTTGCTCGTCTTCAAGATTCTTTAG